The window CAATGCGGGCTCCACATACGAGGGTTTCTAAAAGAAAGATAATATCCGGCTTATGAACTCTAATGAGTTCACAAAAAATAGGAACTGCCCTGACGTTGCCCAACCCCCGGCAGTTCCAACTCAATATAATCATAATCCAGGGCGAACCTCCCCGTCGAGGCCCGCCACATTTCCGTTTTTTGGTTCGGATACCAATTGAAACCCAGTGCTCTTCTTCAAACCACCATCAATCTCCATCCCCCTCTGACTCTGGCCCCCAATTTCAGTTCCCTTTCTTTTTTGATAATTCTCCTCATTCCTACTCCTTTTACGACCATCATTGACTTCAACCCCCTCTAGAGCCATCGTTTTTGGTGACTGCGAAAGCAATTTGGACTTCCCTTTATCAAGCATACAGGCACCCAAATTACACGCCAATGTAGCAAGTTGAATTGAACCCGACTGCCCTCCCAAATTACTTGCCGACTCAGCATTTCGAAACACCTCATTCACTGAGCCGTTCCCAATGACTTCCTCCTCCTTCAACCACCTAGACTCTCCCCATACTGTTCTCTTACTTGGTGCCCTTATGGATGCGTCCCATTCTGTGATTAATTCTCCCTCCACAGATTGATAGAATCTATCACAATTACGATCAATATGCCCAATAAGACCACAGATAAAACAGAAGGTAGGCAGTTTTTCATACTTAAAACTACAGTTTATCCACTCTCCCCCTGCCTTCCTGACTTTCTTACCAATTTTAAGAGGTTGACGAACATCCAGTTGCACCCTTATGCGCATGTAGGGACGAAAGAAGGACCAAGCATTCTTCACATCATAATCAATGAACTCCCCAATGTAATTTCCCAATGCTCTTCCAACATTTTCTGAGAAAAAACCGGCCGGTAATTTATGGACTTGAACCCAAAATCTCACTATATGTAGAGGAACGGATAACGGATCATCTTCGCTCTGCAATTCCCGCAACAACAAAAGATTGTTATCAAAGGACCACGGACCACCCTCCAATACCCATCGAAGATCATGTTCATGATAAAACCTAAACAGAATTAGTTTCAATCCCAGTTCCGTAACCGTCAAACCCCTACCCGGTCTCCATATCTCCGCTAACCTGTATTTAAGAGCTTTAAAATTCATCGATCGGTCAGTCAGGAGCATTCCTACTAAGCACAGATCATAAGGATTACCACCGGAACCCTCCTCAACATCAATAAACTCGAATCCATCATCAATTGTAACTGGTTGCGCCGTTCTTGAATCCATAGGAAACTAAAAGGAAATTTGGGAGAAACCCAAAAAGAGATCCTACGATCGAACCCAAAACCAACAGCAAGAAGAAAGGGCTCCAAGAATTACCTCAACAGGAGTCCGCCATCTCCAGAAGATACGCCAGATACGCAATCGCAGAGAGAACAGGTACACCAATTGGAAAATATGCAGAGATTTCCGAAGCAAAACCCTCAAGAAAAGCTAAAGAAGCAAAGAACTCTTATGACAAGAGAAAGCTCTCAACaggagcaaaaaaaaaaggtaataaCCCGTCTCATGCTTGTTATAGGTAATAAAGAATTTAACActccaattattattattattattaaaaaaacttttttatttaaagaaaaataaagaatttttttcttctgtaaatgcTTGGTTTAAGTATATTATTTAAGAAGTAGGTGATGAATATTAATTCAAACTAAGTTTCTAGTAGAATTATTTCACATGCTGTAGACTCGtattaaaatattttcaaaaaacgAGAAAGTTATATTTTATATGAATTAAGAAATGTTTGACAGTGATAAATTACTCTCCGTTCAAGATTTGTAAAATCCAATAAAATCAATATATTGTTGAAATCATCGTTTCTCAACCCTTTAATCCCTTTCTGTATCAATCCTTACTTGACGCATTTGTTCCCTCCATCTCCCAATGTTTTATTTTCTCCAAATCATGCGACCCATGAACTAACTCCCGAACATTGCTTACATCCCCCACAAATCATCACTTGATAATGTTATGTTATCGTTCCAGTATCGAATTTATTCATCTACACAATCGGTATCTCCTTTTCCATTGTCTATCCCAGTCTGGCAATTGTAGTAAAACTTGATGGTAACAATTATCTATCATGTCCCCTACCGTATATCACAACTACCttagtattattattaaaatacctACGGTGATCGGTGGGTGCTCAATGAATATTTGATTGgtgtttttgagaaaaaattaAAGCTCCATACACAATTTCcacatatatagatagatatagtGTTGTTGCAAGCATAGAAATACATCTAGATGTTTCTATTATATAACAAACGTTCTCCCCAATTCTTACAAGAACAGAACCTATTTACAAACTGAAAGGACCATATATAATAAGTTGGTCAACTCATGCATCAACACCACATCTAACTGCAGCGTTCTAATTATTAGAAACAAGAGAGAACCATAAACTTAAATAGTACAACAACAAAAACTTCCTCACCTCAACTTAAATAATGCAGTGATCACATGCACATCTGCCCGTTTGCTGTCACAGCTTCCGGGTGGTAATGGAGGATTTCCGTCCACATCATTTCTCGTATCATTGCTTCCCCTAAATCCTCGTCTATGTCTAAATCAATCGGAACTTGAGCTGGAGGATTGTTGTTGGGATCATACAGAGATGACATATAAGGATGTTGCAGAGCTTCATCGACTGTTATTCTCTTTGATGGGTCAAAAATAAGCATTTTTGAAAGAAGATCAATTGCCAAAGGATGTGCATTCGGATAAAGGCGAGAAAAGGGTATCCCAGGGGAATATGGAAGTGTTCTTATGTATTTCTTGGCCTTGTTGTTATCAATGAATTCAAGATCCTCTTCCTTCTGCTTGCCAAGGATGTTAATGATGAGTTTAAGCTGGTTGAGACACTCTGTGCCAGGGAAGATGGGTTTCCGGCCTAGAAGCTCAGCAAAAATACATCCAACGGACCACACATCGATAGATGTCCCATAGTTATCGCAGCAAAGGAGCAGTTCTGGACCTCTATACCAGCGAGTAACAACATATTCGGTCATGAACTGGCCCTTGCCATTGCTCGTGCGTGCAAGACCGAAATCACAAATCTTTAGATCGCAGTTAGCGTTGATGAGTAGATTCCCGGGCTTCAAATCTCTGTGGAGAATGTTTGCTGAGTGAAGATACTTGAGACCTCGAAGCAACTGCACCAAGAATTTGATTTCATTAGAACTCAAAACGCCTCTAAAAAGAAATATTCTGTCAAAAGAAACGAAAAGAAATGGTGAAGTATGGCAATTACGGGGGGCAATCTATGTAATGTGAAAGCTTCAGAGATTGTATACACTTGCAGCATATCAACACATTCATTGGATATTCACATTAGAAAATAAGCACATTACAGCTAACATAATTAAACATATGAGAAGTGACCCTAGAAAGCAAACTAATGCATAAGCAAATGGACCGatcataataataaataactgtAACATGGCAACAGGGAACCATTTGAAGGCCTAAGGAACTCCAAATTGTTTTCCAGCATTTAAATTTGTTAAAGTCAAAACAAAACTTGACAGAAATACCATGGAAGTCTCATAAAAATGGGGATGTAAATTCATTCAAGTGCAGCATGGATGAAATTCAACAACGTAAACCAATTTAATCCACTCGTCATAGATGTGGATTAAtgaatacaagaaagacaacagAACCTCTATAAAACAGATAAGGTCACTATTGAAATAAACTTTTAAAACTCTGATTAACTTTCTAACAGAATAAACTAGCCCCGAAAAAGGTTATCCATCCTGATCATGTTTCTCCCAACTATCTTGGATTTTTTACCTAAAATAAATCTATTAGCTCATAAGAAACAACTGACAACTAAAAAACCTTCACCCACCAGGCAATTAGTTGAATCAGTGTAGCAAAATCTCATTTCCTGACTTGAACTTAATTTCCAGGCACTCAAAACAAAAGGAACTAATTTGGAAGGAGATAAATACCTGCAATAGGAAATATTGGCAGTGATCATTAGAAAGTGTTTGAGATGACTTGATTATTTGATGCAGGTCTGTATCCATGAGTTCATAAACCAGATAGACATCCTTGAAACTTCTTGAATGGATAGGCATCATCACATCCTTCAATTGAATGACATTTTCATGTCGAAGATGCCGAAGAAGCTTCAGTTCACGTAAGGTCCTCAGTGCATCAACTCGATTATCAAATACATTGTGTATCTTTTTTATGGCAACTTTCTCATTGGTTTCTCTATTCACCGAAGAGCAGACAATACCATAAGCTCCTCGGCCAATAGGCTTGATCGGCACATATTTCGTGTCAATCTCAAATAAGTTTTGCCACATAGAATAGTGATGTTTTCCCTGAACTATAACCCCATTTGGCGGCTCTACAGGAGTAGCCATTTCCTGAAAGTATCAGAAAGGACGCATCATTCAGTAATGGAGCATGTAAACGTAGAAACAACATCCAAAGACGTGGCTAAAGGCATCACATaaatcaaattcaaagtctCTGTACAAGACTTCTGTAAACAAAGGCCTAAATCACCACAAAAAGTACCTTCAAGGTTGAGGATTCATATAACTTCCTCAAGGTGGGATGTTTAACAACTTCACAATCATATATGATTGGGGTAAAAAAGTACCGTTAGGGAATATGGtacaatttttctttttttagatTTCTTGTCACTTGATTTGTAGCTAATCTTCAAATTTTGTCCACTAATGCCAAATCAGTTATAATTCTGAATAGAGTGAATGACCCATGAAAATTACCCGTTTAGCAGCAGAaatttccgtcggtaattcTATGTTCAATTTCTCCCTGAAGACGGGGTCGACGAACCCTCCGTGACCCTGTCTTCCGTCCCTGATTACGCAGCTACCAAATCCCTATTGCCTACCCAGAAGCCCCAGTCAAAGaagcataaataaattaaaaaatttcctGCAATACTAAAGCTTAAGCACAACTAAAATAAGTACAACAAAACAAGCAAAACTATGAACTCGTCATGAAAATGCACAagaagaggagaagaagaaaggaagctTACTTTTGATCTAGCGAAAGTCTCCGTTATCCAAATGAACCAACTATGAAACCCGCTACTCCGAACTCATAAATTTCTGCTACTTCGAATTAACGTTTCCTCTTGTTCCCAGCTGTTTCCAATTTATCCTAAACCTCCATGGAATCAGTATCGGCCAAATTCCATCAGCAAACGCGTTCAGCTATCCAAGGCAAATTTGGCGTGTATGAAGAAGAAACCGATCTGAAGCAGTGAAGTGAGTTGAATTGCAATTGAATAAGGATATTAAGATCCGTTATCTCGTCGGGATCAAAGCAAGATAAGTGAGTGAATAAAATAATGAGGATGAAGTTAATAATGCGGATATATTATTTTGGATTCTTGCAATTTTGCCTTCTCAATGCTCCGGTTTCTCGGCTGTGATGATAACCggatatttttaaatatttgttaGGACGGTGGTGTGGTGAACTGGTGATGTGTTTCAGTTAGAACGAACTGGTGAATACGgtgtcgtttaatacttgcctTTCTAACGTTGATGATCCAGGAAAATATCTTGACCCGCAAAGAAAGCATATTCCCCCGTTGCTtctttaaaatagaaatttggtgtttCTTGGAACACTCTAATATAATGGTTCTCTCCTCGCAAATCCAATGAATGAAACCCATCCCAAACTAATTAACCGATAAATGATGTACTTATCAGTTTAAAACAAATCAAAAGCATAGTTGCAAGTAACGGTACAGTAAAACTTCTATAAATGCATATTCTTGGGacaggaaaaaaatattcattaagcgagattatttatttatcgataaatgaataaattattcatttatcgataaattaataaattattcatttattgataaatattcattagatatgtaattatcttgtttaggaaatatattatttgattgatttataattatcacattagcataattacaaatcaatcaaataattgcAAGATTCTTTCAGAAGATGCTAATATTCCTGAACCAGCAATTGGTCAATTAGATGAAGATATCCAGAGATTAAGTGATGTCATTTCTAATTTATGCTATAGAAATGTGATGAATTTCGAACATCTTTTGAACTATCCTAGCGAGAATGATGCAGTTATGGAATCGCTTACAGACTAAGAAATTATCCagtcaataatgaacaatgatgatggaaatgatcCAGAGTCAGATGATAGTTGTATTGTCGCAAATGTATCGTCAAAAGAGGTCTTTCAAGCAATGGTCATcttaaacaactacttgctacaacatgagcaaaatatatcagaagttgtgtttgcactacaaaaagttaagaatagtgttcattttggtttaggtggaaagaaaaaacaatcaactatagatgcattttttaaaaagaaatgacttctagttgattgattaaaaagttttggtgtatatatatatatatatatatatatatatatatatatatatatatatatatatatatatatatatatattgtaagtaatttaataattattactttatattttcattgggcccttaaggatttaaatattttttattacttaatgcatttagcgaggttattactttagtccattggcccaagtcgggaccggaagaatttattatataatcgaggttattactttatccaatattcatttatcgaggtttaactgtataAACTAGatcaatgttttaaaaatcggACCGGACCAGTTCGACTGGTTCAACCGCAAACCGGCTATATATTCAGTCCGGTTGTATACCTTTAGggtgggtaaatttcatcaatggtataCAACCTTTACCTCGTTTCACACTTtcgtgtacaacctttaatttgtctcactaatatatacgaacttatgGGTGACCTTTCACTTTGgtatacagcaggtaaaaatgaccggtcaacgcaaaGTCAACGCGACATGTCAGccgtttgaccggtcaaaaagtcaaattTTGACCATCTAAtgtaaaattacttctatacCCTCTTCTCCCTCCTTCCTCCTTCCcatttccctttctctctctaactcttctctCTACCTTATTTCTCTTTGTTTATTCTCTTCATTTAATCTTTCTTCCTCCTTTAAAAGATTCATTATTCTCTCTATCTCTTCATTTAATCACAGTTGAAGAAAACATTGGCCTTTTGAAATCAGCCGATGTATAAAGAAAATTTGAAGATGGATTTTGTGTAGGTATTACAGTTACTGCATACCATTCTTGATGGTTCGATTTTCTACTTATTTCATCTGTTTGTGGAGATTCGTTCCTTCATTTTTAACTTCTTTGGTCCTGTATAATCTTTTAGTTCATGTAAATGCAGGAGATGAGAGCATGGAGTTCATGGAGTGCGCCTGTTTCACTGTTCGTTTTTTATTTCTTCACTATACATTTCTTCACTCAActctccattttttttatttctttgctgttcattttttatttcttactaattcctgttttttttttttttataatttcaggGTATCCTTATCAATGGAGAATTTTCTGGGCCAACCATTGAATCTATTACTAATGTAGTTGTTAATGTTATTAACAAGTTGGATGTACCTTTCCTCATTACATGATTAGTCTTTTTAATATTTGCTATCATTTCATAAAAAAAGCTTAGGCCCTATTTGGTAAAGAgtgttttgggataaaaagagtggttttgaccaactttagaggtttgaccaccgaaaccgctgattggagtgtttggtggagagagttttgaaagagagttttgggatgaaaacgctaatttagaaaaaagctcattttaggagctttttcaattagcgttttgcaatattaaaattaatggacttttttaaccctaatagatagactccctcttctcctgcgccaaaattaatgcccttattcgtctttttgtcCAAAccactattatcaatcagctaatttttaccaaacatgttTACACAAACAGgtagtcaaatcagctagtcaaatcagctaatgtaatcagctaacagctaattcccaaacagggccttaatcttaatttttggaagaagaaagtgaagaaaatTTGTATTTGTCAATTGAGTTAGAGAGAtgaagaaatttgaagagagagatgagttagagagagaaagaaatttgaagagagagatgagttagagagagaaagaaatttaaagagagaaagaaatagagtgaagaagatgaagagatggTGGGAGAAGGGTAAAAGAGAGAAatgataaaatttaatttttttttataatttgtgggTTCCATTTTTACTAAtgatttgaatgaaaaattatgaggtggcacgttgaccaggcattgaccggtcatttttacctgctgtatatCAAAGTGAAAGGTCACCCATAAGTTCGTATATAtcagtgagacaaattgaaggttgtacaccaaagtgtgaaacgaggtaaaagttgtacaccattgatgaaatttaccccctTTAGGGTCGATGATGTTGATCCCTTAAGAACCAGGGCAAACCGGCGAACCAATATCAAACCGGTCTAACTCCGGTTCTTTGAAAATATTAGAAGAAAAATGAAAGTCTATCCCCCTAGCCAGAAAAGAAATAGATGGCGATCCGCGATATCAGCATCAGAGGGAAAGGAAGCAGAACCAAAAGAGAAACCATCTCTCCACGAAATCAGACTAAATAAACAAATCCTTAGAGCATCCCTAGTGGTTGTCTTTGAGGATTGATCtgcaaataaaataatagtttGTGGGTATCTATCCACTAGAGTTGGATAAAAAGCTTGTATCTATATTTACACAGTGTTTAAATTTGGATACTAACATTAGTGGATCCACTTGTAAAAGTAGAACATTTATTCTTTtaataatcatttttttttatatttgctTCCTATATTCAAATGGTgatgtcttctatggttactttgtttttgataaagtatcattacttggtgtgtttttatcattggatgatggattagaaaattaatctaatggtaaaaacacacaaaataagacttactttgaaagtaagcatagcctttaccttcAAATGGTTATATATTTGTAAAATCACTTTTTATATTTgtcattaattgaaaaaaaagctTATATTTAATGAAGGAAAGGCTTGTAAAACTTTAACGGAAAATGAAGtgctttttttaattattaatttatggttaataatattttttgttatgtttagACACCTATTTCAATTAtccatatatttttaatttaacataTTATATCTGTTcgccatttttttttcttttaatgtatgatttttatatgtataaaatgtattatattttacatttttattcAACAAgcgaatttaatttttttttttaaccagaAAAATGAATATCATATAAATGATGGATTCACGTCCATTTCAATAGTGTTCAAAAGCCATTCCGGCACAACAGTTGAAaagaaatcgctagcattggaacaagCAAGCCTAGCTACCAAGTGAGCTGCACTGTTCGCTAAACGAGGAATAAAAGCTAATTTAAAAGATGGGTTGGATCTTAACAACACTCGACAATCCTATATAATCATTCCGAACTCAGAGATATCCTGTTTTCCAGATTGAATAGCATCGACCACAAgtttagcatcagattcgaaCTCAACAGATATATATCCCATATTAGCAAGCCATATCAAACTCGTGCGAATAGCAAGAGCTTCAATAATGCTAGGTTCTTTGATACCTGGAATAAAACTGATGCTACATAGTAGGAAGGCTCCCATTTCGTCTCTAATTACCGCGCCCATGCCGCTtgtaaccccctcatttggatcacatgatatctcacacaatatcagtcatagacatgttttcaattctcaatcatataaacttcaatctcatataaattttacatattatacataagagaaagcatttataatttacaatacacgtttaagtcattatcctacacagaggatttacaaaacaaaagtacattcacaagactccaaaatgcctagatgagaatggactgacactgctggtgcgaccttaagcaagaagaactccacctaacctgtaaaatctattggcaaggggtgagctgcctactcaataaacatattacacatatatgtatatacaagtaatgtaaagagcacaaaccaaaacaggtcatcagtaccaagttagaatttattcatttagaatagtaatactgattttagaaaggccttgctatacttagacaatatatataaaatggtccttgggcccaatctgtattccggctcactaaattcggaatacaatcatctgtgctacggaggagttacactcaactcacgtactcatatatctcaacacatgtgcttccggctcacaatattcggatagcactctcaacttggaccatttcacatatccatctaagcaagctcatattcatttataatccaaccattattcagttccagtatgtgcacaaggctcaacatgccgtattcactcataacactgcaacatactcaatcatatcactttcttatcaatcatgacgtatcacaaacactcaaacattatccacatcattcacatcagattcaaccacatctcacactcagcaagtcacaaggcacaatacagtcatacacatatataagcaatatgcttaccgtcgcacttggttcgatctattcaacacgatcgggtgtgcgttcagttgcaccttgccctcctaatgtcacataacatttatacaattagccttaacataaacttaataaaaatataaactaatgaat of the Euphorbia lathyris chromosome 7, ddEupLath1.1, whole genome shotgun sequence genome contains:
- the LOC136235792 gene encoding mitogen-activated protein kinase homolog NTF3 → MATPVEPPNGVIVQGKHHYSMWQNLFEIDTKYVPIKPIGRGAYGIVCSSVNRETNEKVAIKKIHNVFDNRVDALRTLRELKLLRHLRHENVIQLKDVMMPIHSRSFKDVYLVYELMDTDLHQIIKSSQTLSNDHCQYFLLQLLRGLKYLHSANILHRDLKPGNLLINANCDLKICDFGLARTSNGKGQFMTEYVVTRWYRGPELLLCCDNYGTSIDVWSVGCIFAELLGRKPIFPGTECLNQLKLIINILGKQKEEDLEFIDNNKAKKYIRTLPYSPGIPFSRLYPNAHPLAIDLLSKMLIFDPSKRITVDEALQHPYMSSLYDPNNNPPAQVPIDLDIDEDLGEAMIREMMWTEILHYHPEAVTANGQMCM